Proteins encoded together in one Rhizobacter sp. J219 window:
- a CDS encoding MFS transporter yields MAAASASSAPMTGEEKKVIFASSLGTVFEWYDFYLYGSLAPIIAKQFFAGLDPTSAFIFALLAFAAGFLVRPFGALVFGRLGDMIGRKYTFLVTILIMGLATFIVGVLPTYASIGVAAPVILIGLRLLQGLALGGEYGGAATYVAEHAPHGKRGAYTSWIQTTATLGLFLSLMVILGTRTAMGEQAFGDWGWRIPFLVSIFLLAISVWIRLSMNESPAFKKMKEEGKTSKAPLTESFGQWKNLKIVILALVGLTAGQAVVWYTGQFYALFFLTQALKVDPSTANILIAVSLLIGTPFFIVFGTLSDKIGRKPIIMAGCLLAALTYFPLFGALTKAANPELAAAQAKTQVVVTADPKECSFQGSPIAREIDFRTSCDIAKRYLAQSSVSYENKVGTGPATITVGDKVITSPVGTVVNSKFDEASVKSIAAFKKDVTDTLKAAGYPTKAAPIPFMSGQWWSIVAILTVLVIYVTMVYGPIAAMLVELFPTRIRYTSMSLPYHIGNGWFGGLMPTTAFAVVAATGNMYNGLWYPIIVALMTFVVGVLLVKETKDVDIYAKD; encoded by the coding sequence ATGGCAGCAGCAAGCGCATCGAGCGCGCCGATGACTGGTGAGGAGAAGAAGGTCATCTTCGCCTCCAGCCTCGGTACGGTGTTCGAGTGGTACGACTTCTATTTGTACGGATCGCTGGCGCCCATCATCGCCAAGCAATTCTTCGCGGGCCTGGACCCGACATCCGCCTTCATCTTCGCGCTGCTCGCGTTCGCCGCCGGCTTCCTGGTGCGACCGTTCGGCGCGCTGGTGTTCGGCCGCCTGGGCGACATGATCGGCCGCAAGTACACCTTCCTGGTCACCATCCTGATCATGGGTCTGGCGACTTTCATCGTGGGGGTGCTGCCGACCTATGCCTCGATCGGCGTGGCCGCACCGGTCATCCTGATCGGCTTGCGCCTGCTGCAGGGCCTCGCGCTCGGCGGTGAATACGGCGGTGCCGCCACCTACGTGGCCGAACACGCACCGCACGGCAAGCGCGGCGCCTACACCTCGTGGATCCAGACCACGGCGACGCTCGGTCTCTTCCTGTCGCTGATGGTGATCCTGGGCACCCGCACCGCGATGGGCGAACAGGCCTTCGGCGACTGGGGCTGGCGCATTCCGTTCCTGGTGTCGATCTTCCTGCTGGCCATCAGCGTGTGGATCCGCCTGTCGATGAACGAATCGCCCGCCTTCAAGAAGATGAAGGAAGAGGGCAAGACCTCCAAGGCGCCGCTGACCGAATCCTTCGGCCAGTGGAAGAACCTGAAGATCGTGATCCTGGCGCTCGTCGGCCTGACCGCCGGCCAGGCCGTGGTCTGGTACACCGGCCAGTTCTACGCGCTCTTCTTCCTGACGCAGGCGCTGAAGGTCGACCCGTCGACGGCCAACATCCTGATCGCGGTGTCGCTCCTGATCGGCACGCCGTTCTTCATCGTGTTCGGCACGCTGTCCGACAAGATCGGCCGCAAGCCGATCATCATGGCGGGCTGCCTGCTGGCCGCGCTCACCTACTTCCCGCTCTTCGGTGCGCTGACAAAGGCCGCCAACCCCGAGCTGGCCGCGGCGCAAGCCAAGACCCAGGTCGTCGTGACGGCGGACCCGAAGGAGTGCTCGTTCCAGGGCAGCCCGATCGCCCGCGAGATCGACTTCCGCACCTCGTGCGACATCGCCAAGCGCTACCTGGCGCAAAGCTCGGTGTCGTATGAGAACAAGGTCGGCACCGGCCCCGCCACCATCACCGTCGGTGACAAGGTCATCACCTCGCCGGTGGGCACCGTGGTGAATTCCAAGTTCGACGAAGCCAGCGTCAAGTCGATCGCCGCGTTCAAGAAGGACGTGACCGACACGCTGAAGGCCGCGGGCTACCCGACCAAGGCCGCGCCGATCCCGTTCATGAGCGGCCAGTGGTGGAGCATCGTCGCCATCCTGACGGTTCTCGTGATCTACGTGACCATGGTCTACGGCCCGATCGCGGCGATGCTGGTGGAGCTCTTCCCGACGCGCATCCGCTACACCTCGATGAGCCTGCCGTACCACATCGGCAACGGCTGGTTCGGTGGCCTGATGCCCACGACCGCGTTTGCGGTGGTGGCGGCCACCGGCAACATGTACAACGGCCTCTGGTACCCGATCATCGTGGCGCTGATGACCTTCGTGGTCGGTGTGCTGCTGGTCAAGGAAACCAAGGACGTGGACATCTACGCCAAGGACTGA
- a CDS encoding porin family protein: MNKISLAFSTLTTLITAGLLAAGPASAQSFAPSWAGASIGSTDYGTGLKVFVGGKVTPIFGWEGQVVSHGSEDYAGGRKHSAVSLGGSGTARFPLNSQFTAFGKAGLHYLRVKRSGPGVSSDSDLEIGLGAGMLFNITHTTALRLEYENIGGGDGDFFSIGLQVGF, from the coding sequence ATGAACAAGATTTCGCTCGCTTTCTCCACCCTGACCACGCTGATCACGGCCGGCCTGCTGGCGGCCGGCCCGGCATCGGCCCAATCGTTCGCGCCGTCGTGGGCGGGTGCCTCGATCGGCAGCACCGACTACGGCACCGGCCTGAAGGTCTTCGTCGGCGGCAAGGTCACGCCCATCTTCGGCTGGGAAGGCCAGGTGGTGAGCCACGGCTCGGAAGACTACGCCGGGGGCCGCAAGCACTCGGCCGTGTCGCTGGGCGGCTCGGGCACGGCGCGCTTTCCGCTCAACTCGCAGTTCACCGCCTTCGGCAAGGCCGGGCTGCACTACCTGCGCGTGAAGCGCAGCGGCCCCGGCGTCAGCAGCGACAGCGACCTCGAAATCGGCCTGGGCGCCGGCATGCTCTTCAACATCACCCACACCACCGCGCTGCGCCTCGAATACGAAAACATCGGCGGCGGCGATGGAGACTTCTTCTCCATCGGCCTTCAGGTCGGCTTCTGA
- a CDS encoding cysteine-rich CWC family protein, with protein sequence MSQAACPRCGRGFHCGVRDSTPCACGSVDLSAETLQRLRERYSACLCLPCLREVAQMSPDTLHADMKKPAQP encoded by the coding sequence ATGAGCCAGGCCGCGTGCCCGCGTTGCGGCCGCGGCTTCCACTGCGGCGTGCGCGACAGCACGCCCTGCGCCTGCGGCAGCGTCGACCTCTCGGCCGAGACGCTGCAACGGCTGCGCGAGCGCTACAGCGCTTGCCTGTGCCTGCCCTGCCTGCGCGAGGTCGCGCAGATGTCGCCTGACACGCTGCACGCCGACATGAAAAAACCGGCGCAGCCCTGA
- a CDS encoding DsbA family protein has product MKHLRFSFDPISPFAYLAFERLPQVLEGLSYSVRYEPILLAGLLQHWGQKGPAEILPKRDWTYRQVLWLGHSLQLPLQMPAAHPFNPLALLRLLLATAPAGGTPNRWACEQVLHHVWRGGVDAGDATRLEALSQRLAPQRDAASAEVKDELKAATAAAAARGLFGVPTVEVDGKLFWGLDGLPMLSAYLRGEPWFDGPDWAAVSAIPAAAQRKH; this is encoded by the coding sequence ATGAAACATCTGCGCTTCAGCTTCGACCCGATCTCGCCCTTCGCCTACCTCGCCTTCGAGCGCCTGCCGCAGGTGCTGGAGGGCCTGAGCTACAGCGTGCGCTACGAGCCCATCCTGCTCGCCGGCCTGCTGCAGCACTGGGGGCAGAAGGGCCCGGCCGAGATCTTGCCCAAGCGCGACTGGACCTACCGGCAGGTGCTCTGGCTCGGCCACTCGCTCCAGCTGCCCTTGCAGATGCCGGCGGCGCATCCCTTCAACCCGCTTGCGCTGCTGCGCCTCCTGCTGGCCACCGCACCGGCCGGTGGCACGCCCAACCGCTGGGCCTGCGAACAGGTGCTGCACCACGTGTGGCGCGGCGGGGTCGACGCGGGCGACGCGACGCGGCTGGAGGCGCTCAGCCAGCGCCTTGCGCCGCAGCGTGATGCGGCCAGCGCCGAGGTGAAGGACGAACTGAAAGCTGCCACCGCCGCGGCCGCGGCGCGCGGCCTCTTCGGCGTGCCCACCGTCGAGGTCGACGGCAAGCTCTTCTGGGGCCTCGACGGGCTGCCGATGCTGTCGGCCTACCTGCGCGGCGAGCCCTGGTTCGATGGCCCCGACTGGGCGGCGGTGTCAGCCATCCCCGCGGCGGCTCAGAGAAAACACTGA
- a CDS encoding YbaK/EbsC family protein gives MSDLDDKPEGFRRVAALLADKGHPHAPVYLEVTARTAQEAADALGVQLGQIAKSVIFKRKHDSAPVLVVTSGDLRVDVEKVAALTGPVGRADAEFVKAATGYSIGGVSPVGHLTPPVMLIDRELARFDEIWAAAGHPNGVFKLTPAQLQAMTGAPMADVTPS, from the coding sequence ATGAGCGATCTCGACGACAAGCCGGAAGGTTTTCGCCGCGTGGCCGCGCTGCTGGCTGACAAGGGTCACCCGCACGCACCGGTCTACCTGGAGGTGACGGCGCGCACTGCGCAGGAGGCCGCCGATGCCCTCGGCGTGCAGCTGGGCCAGATCGCCAAGAGCGTGATCTTCAAGCGCAAGCACGACAGCGCGCCGGTGCTCGTCGTGACCTCGGGCGACCTTCGCGTCGACGTGGAGAAGGTGGCCGCGCTCACCGGCCCGGTGGGCCGCGCCGATGCCGAGTTCGTGAAGGCTGCCACCGGCTATTCGATCGGCGGTGTGTCGCCGGTGGGCCACCTCACGCCGCCGGTGATGCTGATCGACCGCGAGCTGGCCCGCTTCGACGAGATCTGGGCCGCGGCCGGCCACCCCAATGGCGTCTTCAAGCTGACGCCGGCGCAGCTGCAGGCGATGACCGGCGCGCCGATGGCCGACGTCACACCCTCCTGA
- a CDS encoding hydroxymethylglutaryl-CoA lyase has protein sequence MFPSHVTLVEVGPRDGLQNEKQPVAAVHKIELVHRLQAAGLREIEATSFVSPKWVPQMADNTQVMAGIVRQGGVRYSVLVPNMKGLEAALPTKPDEVVVFGAASEAFSQRNINCSIAESFERFAPVVAAAHEAGLKVRGAISCALGCPYQGEVSADEVERVVKLMKQIGVDHCGVADTIGVGTPRKVQLAMERALKHYPLVEVSGHFHDTYGQALSNIYACLEMGVHTFDASVAGLGGCPYAKGATGNVATEDVLFMLNGLGISTGIDLDALVDAGAYISGVLGRPPVSRVGRAVLAKREKANA, from the coding sequence ATGTTTCCAAGCCATGTGACGCTTGTAGAGGTGGGGCCGCGGGACGGGTTGCAGAACGAAAAGCAACCCGTCGCCGCAGTGCACAAGATCGAGCTCGTGCACCGCCTGCAGGCGGCCGGCCTGCGCGAGATCGAGGCGACCAGTTTCGTGAGCCCCAAGTGGGTGCCGCAGATGGCCGACAACACCCAGGTGATGGCCGGCATCGTGCGCCAGGGCGGGGTGCGCTACTCCGTGCTGGTGCCGAACATGAAAGGCCTCGAAGCGGCCTTGCCGACGAAGCCCGATGAGGTGGTCGTCTTCGGTGCGGCCAGCGAAGCTTTCAGCCAGCGCAACATCAACTGCAGCATCGCCGAGAGCTTCGAGCGTTTTGCACCGGTGGTGGCCGCGGCGCACGAGGCCGGGCTCAAGGTGCGCGGGGCGATCTCGTGTGCGCTCGGCTGCCCCTACCAGGGCGAGGTGAGTGCCGACGAGGTGGAGCGTGTGGTGAAGCTCATGAAGCAGATCGGTGTCGACCACTGCGGCGTGGCCGACACCATCGGCGTGGGCACGCCGCGCAAGGTGCAGCTCGCGATGGAGCGCGCGTTGAAGCACTACCCGCTGGTCGAGGTCAGCGGCCATTTCCACGACACCTACGGGCAGGCGCTCTCCAACATCTACGCCTGTCTGGAGATGGGCGTGCACACCTTCGATGCGAGTGTGGCCGGCCTCGGCGGCTGCCCGTATGCGAAGGGTGCGACGGGCAATGTCGCCACCGAAGACGTGCTCTTCATGCTGAACGGGCTTGGCATCTCGACCGGCATCGACCTCGATGCGCTGGTCGATGCCGGGGCCTACATCTCGGGCGTGCTGGGCCGACCACCGGTGTCGCGCGTGGGGCGTGCGGTGTTGGCAAAAAGGGAGAAGGCAAACGCATGA
- a CDS encoding malonyl-CoA synthase codes for MSHNSNIFAAIRGGFPDDLDRTAIETLDTPGFYTWRDLERGSAMLANLLASLNLPDGSRVAVQTEKSVEGLMLYLAVLRAGFVYLPLNTAYQAAEIEYFIGNAEPAVVVCGSKNFGWISQIAFKAGTTHVYTLDDDRSGSLLARAAHHSDRHTPVQRSADDLACILYTSGTTGRSKGAMLTHGNILSNTLTLKDYWSWQQGRDVLIHALPLFHVHGLFVAAQAALISGSKMLWLSKFDPKLVVSRLPEATVFMGVPTLYVRLLAEPGLTRDACRNMRLFTAGSAPLLIETFNEWRERTGHTIVERYGMSETSILTSNPYRAEDGERRGGTVGFPLPGVSLRVRDDQGQDLPVGEVGGIQVKGANVFAGYWRMPEKTKEEFTADGWFKTGDVGRIDERGYVTIVGRSKDLIISGGYNVYPAEVEGFINEMPGVAESAVVGVPHPDFGEVGVALVVPKPGETLDDAAVLQALKGRIANFKVPKRVFVLKELPRNTMGKVQKNVLRDQHKALFV; via the coding sequence ATGAGCCACAACTCCAACATCTTTGCCGCGATCCGCGGCGGCTTTCCAGATGACCTCGACCGCACGGCGATCGAGACGCTCGACACGCCAGGCTTCTACACCTGGCGTGACCTCGAACGTGGCAGCGCCATGCTCGCCAACCTGCTGGCCTCGCTCAACCTGCCCGACGGCAGCCGCGTGGCGGTGCAGACCGAAAAATCGGTCGAGGGGCTGATGCTGTACCTCGCGGTGCTGCGCGCCGGCTTCGTCTACCTGCCGCTCAACACCGCCTACCAGGCCGCCGAGATCGAGTACTTCATCGGCAACGCCGAGCCCGCGGTGGTGGTGTGCGGCAGCAAGAACTTCGGCTGGATCAGCCAGATCGCGTTCAAGGCTGGCACCACCCACGTCTACACCCTCGACGACGACCGCAGCGGCAGCCTGCTCGCCCGCGCCGCGCACCACAGCGACCGCCACACGCCGGTGCAGCGCTCGGCCGACGACCTGGCCTGCATCCTCTACACGAGCGGCACCACCGGGCGCAGCAAGGGAGCGATGCTGACGCACGGCAACATCCTGTCCAACACGCTGACGCTCAAGGACTACTGGAGCTGGCAGCAGGGCCGCGACGTGCTGATCCACGCCCTGCCGCTCTTCCACGTGCACGGCCTCTTCGTCGCCGCGCAGGCCGCCCTCATCAGCGGCAGCAAGATGCTGTGGCTTTCGAAGTTCGACCCCAAGCTCGTCGTCTCACGCCTGCCCGAGGCCACCGTCTTCATGGGCGTGCCCACGCTGTACGTGCGCCTGCTGGCCGAGCCGGGGCTCACCCGCGATGCCTGCAGGAACATGCGCCTTTTCACTGCCGGCTCGGCACCGCTCCTGATCGAGACCTTCAACGAATGGCGTGAGCGCACCGGCCACACCATCGTCGAGCGCTACGGCATGAGCGAGACCTCGATCCTCACCTCCAACCCCTACCGCGCCGAGGATGGCGAGCGCCGCGGCGGCACGGTGGGCTTTCCGCTGCCCGGCGTGTCGCTGCGCGTGCGCGATGACCAGGGCCAGGACCTGCCGGTGGGCGAGGTCGGCGGTATCCAGGTGAAGGGCGCGAACGTCTTCGCCGGCTACTGGCGCATGCCCGAGAAGACGAAGGAAGAGTTCACCGCCGACGGCTGGTTCAAGACCGGCGACGTGGGCCGCATCGACGAACGCGGCTACGTCACCATCGTCGGCCGCAGCAAGGACCTCATCATCTCCGGCGGCTACAACGTCTACCCGGCCGAGGTCGAAGGCTTCATCAACGAGATGCCCGGCGTGGCCGAGAGCGCGGTGGTGGGGGTGCCGCACCCCGACTTCGGCGAGGTGGGCGTGGCGCTCGTCGTGCCCAAGCCGGGCGAGACGCTCGACGATGCGGCGGTGCTTCAGGCGCTGAAGGGCCGCATCGCGAACTTCAAGGTGCCCAAGCGCGTGTTCGTGCTGAAGGAGCTGCCGCGCAACACGATGGGCAAGGTGCAGAAGAACGTGCTGCGCGACCAGCACAAAGCGCTGTTCGTCTAA
- a CDS encoding DUF1289 domain-containing protein gives MPAIAAPVPSPCISVCRMNAQTGLCEGCLRTLDEIAAWSTMADEAKRTVWRLIEQRQAPSPSFAGPPR, from the coding sequence ATGCCCGCGATCGCCGCCCCCGTGCCAAGCCCCTGCATCAGCGTGTGCCGCATGAACGCGCAGACCGGCCTGTGCGAAGGCTGCCTGCGCACCCTCGACGAGATCGCCGCCTGGTCGACGATGGCCGACGAGGCCAAGCGCACCGTGTGGCGCCTGATCGAGCAGCGCCAGGCCCCATCACCGTCATTCGCTGGACCGCCCCGATGA
- a CDS encoding acetyl/propionyl/methylcrotonyl-CoA carboxylase subunit alpha codes for MFKKILIANRGEIACRVAATAKRLGIRTVAVYSDADAHAKHVSVCDEAVHIGPSSPKESYLRSERILAAAKATGAEAIHPGYGFLSENEDFAQACADAGLVFIGPPASAIQAMGLKAESKRLMAKAGVPLVPGYHGADQDPALLQREAEAIGYPVLIKASAGGGGKGMRIVQSASEFAQALASCQREAQNSFGDAAVLIERYVTKPRHIEIQVFGDTQGHCVYLFERDCSVQRRHQKVLEEAPAPGMTEALRRQMGEAAVAAAKAVGYVGAGTVEFIAEPTDEGGLRFYFMEMNTRLQVEHPVTEAITGFDLVEWQLRVASGEPLPVKQEDLRIHGHAIEARICAENPDKQFMPATGTLQVYRTPASSSFTRADVRVDAGVREGDAISPYYDSMIAKLIVWGADREQALARLDAALAQTHIVGLHTNVAFLRRVVASRSFAQADLDTALIEREKTVLFNAPPLAPEVAAAGVVAHALAAEQALQGDDPWSRRDGWRLFGGARRRFELEIQGRHQTVLLERAHRGGAMTLVIGEQRWPFVVVASAGDCHEVQLGERRLPLAVYAFGERVSVFAPEGSASVSEVDVLAHAGEGAVEGGRLTAPMPGKVISFLVQPGQAVKQGQALALMEAMKMEHAIVAPRDGKVEALLYAPGDQVPEGGELLKLSA; via the coding sequence ATGTTCAAGAAGATATTGATCGCCAACCGCGGTGAAATTGCCTGCCGCGTGGCCGCGACGGCGAAGCGCCTGGGCATCCGCACGGTGGCGGTGTATTCCGATGCCGATGCGCATGCCAAGCACGTGTCGGTGTGCGACGAGGCGGTGCACATCGGCCCGTCGTCGCCGAAGGAAAGCTACCTGCGCAGCGAGCGCATCCTCGCCGCCGCGAAGGCGACGGGCGCCGAAGCCATCCACCCAGGCTACGGCTTCCTGAGCGAGAACGAAGACTTCGCGCAGGCGTGTGCAGATGCCGGGCTCGTCTTCATCGGCCCGCCCGCGTCGGCCATCCAGGCGATGGGGCTGAAGGCCGAGAGCAAGCGGCTGATGGCCAAGGCCGGCGTGCCGCTCGTGCCCGGCTACCACGGCGCCGACCAGGACCCCGCGCTCTTGCAGCGTGAGGCCGAGGCCATCGGCTACCCGGTGCTCATCAAGGCGAGTGCGGGCGGCGGCGGAAAGGGGATGCGCATCGTGCAGTCGGCCAGCGAGTTTGCGCAGGCGCTCGCCTCGTGCCAGCGCGAGGCGCAAAACAGCTTTGGCGATGCGGCGGTGTTGATCGAGCGCTACGTCACCAAGCCGCGGCACATCGAGATCCAGGTGTTCGGCGACACGCAGGGGCACTGCGTCTACCTCTTCGAGCGCGACTGCTCGGTGCAGCGCCGCCACCAGAAGGTGCTGGAAGAAGCGCCCGCACCGGGCATGACCGAAGCGCTGCGCCGGCAGATGGGCGAAGCGGCCGTGGCCGCCGCGAAGGCCGTGGGCTACGTCGGTGCAGGCACCGTCGAGTTCATCGCCGAGCCGACGGACGAGGGCGGCCTGCGCTTCTACTTCATGGAGATGAACACCCGCCTGCAGGTGGAGCACCCGGTGACCGAGGCCATCACCGGCTTCGACCTGGTCGAGTGGCAGTTGCGCGTGGCCAGCGGCGAGCCGCTGCCGGTGAAGCAGGAGGACCTGCGCATCCACGGCCATGCGATCGAAGCGCGCATCTGCGCCGAGAACCCCGACAAGCAGTTCATGCCGGCCACCGGCACGCTGCAGGTCTACCGCACTCCGGCATCGTCGAGCTTCACGCGAGCCGATGTGCGCGTGGACGCCGGCGTGCGCGAAGGCGATGCGATTTCCCCCTACTACGACTCGATGATCGCCAAGCTCATCGTCTGGGGCGCCGACCGCGAGCAGGCGCTGGCGCGGCTCGATGCCGCGCTCGCGCAGACGCACATCGTGGGCTTGCACACCAACGTGGCCTTCCTGCGCCGTGTGGTGGCGAGCCGCTCCTTTGCGCAGGCCGATCTCGACACTGCCCTGATCGAGCGCGAGAAGACGGTGCTCTTCAATGCGCCGCCGCTCGCCCCCGAAGTGGCCGCCGCCGGCGTGGTGGCGCATGCGCTTGCGGCCGAGCAGGCGCTGCAGGGCGACGACCCGTGGTCGCGCCGCGATGGCTGGCGTCTCTTTGGCGGTGCACGTCGGCGCTTCGAGCTGGAGATCCAGGGTCGGCACCAGACGGTGCTGCTGGAGCGCGCCCACCGCGGCGGCGCGATGACGCTCGTCATCGGCGAGCAGCGCTGGCCCTTCGTGGTGGTCGCCTCGGCAGGCGACTGCCACGAGGTGCAGCTGGGCGAGCGCCGCCTGCCGCTCGCGGTCTACGCCTTCGGGGAACGTGTGAGCGTGTTCGCGCCCGAAGGCTCGGCCAGTGTGTCGGAGGTCGATGTGCTGGCCCATGCCGGCGAAGGCGCGGTGGAGGGCGGCCGCCTCACGGCGCCGATGCCGGGCAAGGTGATCAGCTTCCTCGTGCAGCCCGGCCAAGCGGTGAAGCAGGGCCAGGCGCTTGCGTTGATGGAGGCGATGAAGATGGAGCACGCCATCGTGGCGCCGCGCGATGGCAAGGTGGAGGCGCTTCTGTATGCACCCGGCGACCAGGTGCCCGAAGGCGGTGAACTCTTGAAGCTCAGCGCGTGA
- a CDS encoding tripartite tricarboxylate transporter substrate binding protein gives MTHPEHPALRRRQITLGTLGATALLAAPFVRAQSAGWPNRPVTIVVPFPAGGGTDAFARPLTAVMTRNVGKQFIIDNKGGAGGTVGATVASKAAPDGYTFFMGAVHHAIAPAMYPKLDYNIETDFIPVGLVSSVPQVIVVNPQRVPVNDLQGFLEYVRKNPAKLNYGSAGNGTSHHLAGELFKLQTKTFITHIPYRGAGPALQDLIAGQVDLMFDGLGSSAAHIKGGRIKALAVASDKRAPGFPDVPTSGEGGVPTYQVATWYGLWAPKGTPKELVDAMRAEMQKALQSDELKKTWTGLGTDTPNLYGDAFGRFVSAEVKRWGEVVKKSGATLE, from the coding sequence ATGACCCACCCCGAGCACCCCGCGCTGCGCCGCCGCCAGATCACCCTCGGCACGCTCGGCGCCACCGCACTGCTGGCCGCGCCGTTCGTGCGCGCGCAATCGGCCGGCTGGCCCAACCGGCCGGTGACCATCGTCGTGCCCTTCCCGGCCGGCGGCGGCACCGATGCATTCGCCCGCCCGCTGACGGCGGTGATGACGCGCAACGTCGGCAAGCAGTTCATCATCGACAACAAGGGCGGGGCCGGCGGTACCGTGGGCGCGACCGTCGCCTCGAAGGCCGCCCCCGATGGCTACACCTTCTTCATGGGCGCGGTGCACCACGCCATCGCCCCGGCCATGTACCCCAAGCTCGACTACAACATCGAGACCGATTTCATCCCGGTGGGGCTCGTCTCCAGCGTGCCGCAGGTGATCGTGGTCAACCCGCAGCGTGTGCCGGTGAACGACCTCCAGGGCTTCCTCGAGTACGTGCGCAAGAACCCGGCCAAGCTCAACTACGGCTCGGCCGGCAACGGCACCTCGCACCACCTGGCGGGCGAACTCTTCAAGCTGCAGACCAAGACCTTCATCACCCACATCCCCTACCGCGGTGCGGGCCCGGCGCTGCAGGACCTGATCGCCGGCCAGGTCGACCTGATGTTCGACGGCCTCGGCTCCTCGGCCGCGCACATCAAGGGCGGCCGCATCAAGGCCCTCGCGGTGGCGAGCGACAAACGCGCCCCCGGCTTCCCCGACGTGCCGACCAGCGGCGAAGGCGGCGTGCCCACCTACCAGGTCGCCACCTGGTACGGCCTGTGGGCACCCAAGGGCACACCGAAGGAGCTGGTGGACGCGATGCGCGCCGAGATGCAGAAGGCCCTGCAATCCGACGAACTGAAGAAGACCTGGACCGGTCTCGGCACCGACACGCCCAACCTCTACGGCGACGCCTTCGGCCGCTTCGTGAGCGCGGAAGTGAAGCGCTGGGGCGAGGTGGTGAAGAAGTCCGGTGCCACCCTTGAATGA
- a CDS encoding malonyl-CoA decarboxylase codes for MLEELKSAARRANDGRLLRSLMLDCHRLLSERGEANSVAIARQLVSRFSALPEEQQAGFFDKLSTDFSPDPQAVLNVAQAYAQEPTPENLIRLTRLAEPPRQELLRRINRTPGGTAQIVAMRRKLLSRLPAQPGLSALESDFHHLLSSWFNPGFLQMQQVDWRSPAELLEQIIRHEAVHEIDGWDDLRRRLQPDRRCFAFFHPQLPNEPLIFVEVALVPEMPDAIAPLIDKRAQPLPPSDFKVAAFYSISNCQPGLRGVSLGNFLIKRVAEQLQRELPQIRRYCTLSPIPGFAKWLQAGTPPPEGVKRAVAERLAEARALLLKATGNDLATLASAARLQALDEPEREALSRLCASYLVHHSATPQGDAVARFHLDNGARLERLNPLGDLSRKGLKQSFGMMVNYLYDLQKVEASHEQFVHGEVAHSRAVAALI; via the coding sequence ATGCTTGAGGAACTGAAGTCCGCCGCACGCCGCGCCAACGATGGCCGCCTGCTGCGCAGCCTGATGCTCGACTGCCACCGCCTGCTGTCCGAACGCGGCGAAGCCAACAGCGTGGCCATCGCACGCCAACTGGTGTCGCGCTTCAGCGCCCTGCCCGAGGAGCAGCAGGCCGGCTTCTTCGACAAGCTCTCCACCGACTTCAGCCCCGACCCGCAGGCCGTCCTCAACGTGGCCCAGGCCTACGCGCAGGAGCCCACGCCCGAGAACCTGATCCGCCTCACGCGCCTGGCCGAGCCGCCGCGCCAGGAGCTGCTGAGACGCATCAACCGCACGCCCGGCGGCACGGCGCAGATCGTCGCGATGCGGCGCAAGCTCTTGTCGCGCCTGCCGGCGCAACCGGGCCTGAGCGCGCTCGAGAGCGACTTCCACCACCTGCTCTCGTCGTGGTTCAACCCCGGCTTTCTGCAGATGCAGCAGGTCGACTGGCGCTCGCCCGCCGAGTTGCTCGAGCAGATCATCCGCCACGAGGCGGTACACGAGATCGACGGCTGGGACGACCTGCGCCGCCGCCTGCAGCCCGACCGGCGCTGCTTCGCGTTCTTCCACCCGCAGCTGCCCAACGAGCCGCTGATCTTCGTGGAGGTGGCGCTGGTGCCCGAGATGCCCGATGCGATCGCACCCTTGATCGACAAACGCGCGCAGCCGCTGCCACCGAGCGATTTCAAGGTCGCGGCCTTCTACTCCATCAGCAACTGCCAGCCGGGCCTGCGCGGCGTGTCGCTCGGCAACTTCCTCATCAAGCGGGTGGCCGAGCAGCTGCAGCGCGAGCTGCCGCAGATCCGCCGCTACTGCACGCTCTCGCCCATCCCCGGTTTTGCGAAGTGGCTGCAGGCCGGCACACCACCGCCCGAGGGCGTGAAGCGCGCCGTGGCCGAGCGACTGGCCGAGGCCCGCGCGCTGCTGCTCAAGGCCACCGGCAACGACCTCGCAACGCTCGCCAGCGCCGCCCGTCTGCAGGCGCTCGACGAGCCCGAGCGCGAGGCCCTGTCGCGGCTGTGCGCTTCGTACCTCGTGCATCACAGCGCCACGCCACAGGGCGACGCAGTGGCGCGCTTCCACCTCGACAACGGCGCGCGCCTGGAGCGGCTCAACCCCTTGGGCGACCTGTCGCGCAAGGGGTTGAAGCAGTCGTTCGGCATGATGGTCAATTACCTCTACGACCTGCAAAAGGTCGAGGCCAGCCACGAGCAATTCGTGCACGGCGAGGTGGCGCACTCGCGCGCCGTCGCCGCGTTGATTTGA